The proteins below come from a single Triticum aestivum cultivar Chinese Spring chromosome 5D, IWGSC CS RefSeq v2.1, whole genome shotgun sequence genomic window:
- the LOC123126001 gene encoding zinc finger protein ZAT4: MGVGMKRAREEEPVVSLALSLSTDSSATSTTTSDSSTGAPAMVPRKRARRGRAVATSGEGEFVCKTCGRAFETFRALGGHRTSHLRGRHGLELGVGVARVIKERKRQEDKQRHDCHICGLGFETGQALGGHMRRHREEMALSGSVDRWVALSDQEAGHQAAVDRPPVLLQLFV, translated from the coding sequence ATGGGAGTGGGCATGAAGCGCGCGAGGGAGGAGGAGCCAGTTGTGTCGCTGGCGCTGTCGCTCAGCACAGACTCCTCGGCGACGTCCACCACGACGTCGGACAGCTCGACCGGTGCGCCGGCGATGGTCCCCAGGAAGAGGGCGCGGCGGGGGAGAGCTGTGGCCACGTCCGGGGAGGGAGAGTTCGTGTGCAAGACTTGCGGCCGGGCGTTCGAGACATTCCGGGCGCTGGGCGGGCACCGGACCAGTCACCTGCGCGGCCGCCATGGGCTAGAGCTCGGCGTCGGCGTCGCCAGGGTCATCAAGGAGCGGAAAAGGCAAGAGGATAAGCAGCGGCACGACTGTCACATCTGCGGGCTGGGCTTCGAGACGGGCCAGGCGCTGGGCGGCCACATGCGGCGGCACCGCGAGGAGATGGCACTCAGCGGCTCCGTCGACCGGTGGGTCGCTCTGTCGGATCAGGAGGCGGGACACCAGGCCGCCGTCGACAGGCCGCCCGTCTTGCTGCAGCTGTTCGTCTAG
- the LOC123126003 gene encoding uncharacterized protein: MDFKLIVILVACLFFCITNRGVHAGNADASSCRASDLVVSTKAEAGPGGRPQHFVSVINTCSCAQKNIKLACPGFNYTIDVYPASAIRRDRDGVHCTLLGGRPVGPARSVSFIYESSATFSFQPVSSTSVC, from the exons ATGGACTTCAAACTAATAGTGATCCTTGTGGCCTGCTTGTTCTTTTGCATTACTAACAGAG GTGTTCACGCAGGCAACGCAGATGCATCCTCGTGCAGAGCTTCGGATCTCGTCGTCAGCACGAAGGCCGAGGCCGGCCCGGGAGGAAGACCGCAGCACTTCGTGAGCGTGATCAACACTTGCAGCTGCGCGCAGAAGAACATCAAGCTGGCGTGCCCGGGCTTCAACTACACCATCGATGTCTACCCGGCGAGCGCCATCAGGCGGGACCGCGACGGCGTGCACTGCACCCTCCTCGGCGGCCGCCCGGTGGGGCCTGCCCGGTCGGTTAGCTTCATCTACGAGTCGAGCGCAACCTTCAGCTTCCAGCCCGTCTCCTCCACCAGCGTCTGTTAG
- the LOC123126002 gene encoding zinc finger protein ZAT8 has product MTKHQRASADQLVSLSLSLSLGAVADRNTKRTRRAAAAGGEFMCKTCDRSFPTFQALGGHRTSHLRGRNGLALALAGDQHSAKPKNTTEQKQAHECHVCGQGFEMGQALGGHMRRHREQEAAAAVAQAPPVLLELFV; this is encoded by the coding sequence ATGACGAAGCACCAGAGAGCATCGGCGGACCAGCTGgtgtccctctccctctcgctctccctcggcGCCGTCGCCGACCGCAACACCAAGAggacgcgccgcgccgccgccgccggcggggaGTTCATGTGCAAGACGTGCGACCGCTCCTTCCCGACGTTCCAGGCGCTCGGCGGGCACCGCACCAGCCACCTCCGCGGCCGCAACGGCCTCGCGCTCGCCCTCGCCGGGGATCAGCACTCCGCCAAGCCCAAGAATACTACAGAGCAGAAGCAGGCGCACGAGTGCCACGTCTGCGGGCAAGGGTTCGAGATGGGCCAGGCGCTCGGCGGCCACATGCGCCGGCACCGCGagcaggaggccgccgccgccgtggcgcaGGCGCCGCCCGTTCTGCTCGAGCTGTTCGTCTAG